Proteins encoded together in one Salmo trutta chromosome 3, fSalTru1.1, whole genome shotgun sequence window:
- the LOC115189394 gene encoding pyruvate kinase PKM isoform X2: MGARIRRYSDVMPLPDSFIQKQQLDASMADTFLEHLCLLDIDQEPITARNTSIICTIGPASRSIPKLQEMVKAGMNIARLNFSHGSHEYHGETIKNIREAVETITTDPLYYRPVAIALDTKGPEIRTGLVRGTAEQEVELERGASVRVVTGEGDRDSTDGNVIWVDYPSLPQVLEKGGRIYIDDGLIGLKVLETGPDWVEALVESGGVLGGRKGVNLPGCDLVDMPAVSERDEGDLRFGVAQGVDMVFASFIRCGQDVREVRRALGPFGKDIKVVSKVESRQGVHNFLEILAESDGVMVARGDLGIEIPAEKVFIAQKMMIGRCNSAGKPVICATQMLESMVAHPRPTRAEGSDVANAVLDGADCVMLSGETAKGLFPVESVTMMHSICREAEAAIFQQQLFEELRRLTPLSNDPTEVTAIGAVESSFKCCAGAVIVLTTTGRSAQLLSRYRPRCPIVAVTRSPQVARQAQLLRGVFPVLFHPLPAPVWADDVDNRVYFGMNIGKARGFFKTGDMVIVVTGWIPGSGHTNIMRAVHVP; this comes from the exons ATGGGAG ctcgtATCAGACGTTACTCTGACGTCATGCCCCTCCCAGACTCCTTCATCCAGAAGCAGCAGCTGGACGCCAGCATGGCCGACACCTTCCTGGAACACCTGTGTCTGCTGGACATCGACCAGGAGCCAATCACAGCCCGCAACACAAGCATCATCTGCACCATCG ggcctGCGTCTCGCTCCATCCCCAAACTGCAGGAGATGGTGAAGGCAGGAATGAACATCGCTCGACTCAACTTCTCTCATGGCTCTCACGAG TACCATGGTGAGACCATCAAGAACATCCGGGAGGCGGTCGAGACCATAACCACTGACCCTTTATATTACAGGCCGGTAGCCATCGCCTTGGATACCAAAGGCCCTGAAATACGCACAGGCCTGGTCCGAGGG actgcAGAGCAGGAGGTGGAGCTGGAGCGTGGGGCCAGTGTGCGTGTGGTGACaggggagggggacagggacAGTACGGATGGGAACGTCATCTGGGTGGACTACCCCAGTCTGCCTCAGGTCCTGGAGAAAGGAGGAAGGATCTACATCGACGACGGACTCATCGGACTAAAAGTCCTGGAGACAG gtccAGACTGGGTGGAGGCACTGGTAGAGAGTGGCGGTGTTCTGGGCGGCCGTAAGGGGGTCAACCTGCCGGGGTGTGACCTGGTGGACATGCCCGCTGTGAGTGAGCGTGATGAGGGGGACCTGAGGTTCGGCGTGGCCCAGGGGGTGGACATGGTGTTCGCCAGCTTCATCCGCTGTGGCCAAGATGTCAGGGAGGTCCGACGGGCCCTGGGGCCCTTCGGAAAGGACATCAAGGTGGTCAGCAAGGTGGAGAGTCGCCAGGGAGTAcataa tttcttGGAGATCCTGGCGGAGAGTGATGGGGTGATGGTTGCCAGGGGCGACCTGGGCATAGAGATCCCTGCAGAGAAAGTCTTCATCGCTCAGAAGATGATGATCGGACGTTGCAACTCCGCTGGCAAGCCTGTTATCTGTGCTACACAg atgtTGGAGAGCATGGTAGCCCACCCCAGGCCTACGCGTGCGGAGGGCAGTGACGTAGCTAACGCAGTGTTGGATGGAGCCGACTGTGTGATGCTCTCTGGGGAGACGGCTAAAGGACTGTTCCCTGTCGAGTCTGTGACCATGATGCACTCG aTCTGCAGGGAGGCGGAGGCGGCCATCTTCCAACAGCAGTTGTTTGAAGAGCTTCGTCGTCTGACCCCTCTGTCCAATGACCCCACTGAGGTCACTGCTATAGGGGCTGTAGAATCCTCCTTCAAATGCTGTGCTGGAGCTGTCATAGTACTCACTACTACTGGCAG gtcaGCCCAGCTCCTGTCCCGGTATCGCCCACGCTGTCCCATCGTCGCGGTAACAAGAAGTCCTCAG GTGGCCCGTCAGGCCCAGCTGCTGAGGGGTGTGTTCCCAGTGCTGTTCCACCCCCTTCCTGCCCCCGTCTGGGCCGACGATGTAGACAACAGAGTCTACTTCGGCATGAACATAG GAAAGGCCAGGGGCTTCTTCAAGACAGGTGACATGGTGATCGTGGTGACCGGCTGGATCCCTGGTTCTGGTCACACTAACATCATGAGGGCAGTCCACGTGCCCTAA
- the LOC115189394 gene encoding pyruvate kinase PKM isoform X3: MPLPDSFIQKQQLDASMADTFLEHLCLLDIDQEPITARNTSIICTIGPASRSIPKLQEMVKAGMNIARLNFSHGSHEYHGETIKNIREAVETITTDPLYYRPVAIALDTKGPEIRTGLVRGTAEQEVELERGASVRVVTGEGDRDSTDGNVIWVDYPSLPQVLEKGGRIYIDDGLIGLKVLETGPDWVEALVESGGVLGGRKGVNLPGCDLVDMPAVSERDEGDLRFGVAQGVDMVFASFIRCGQDVREVRRALGPFGKDIKVVSKVESRQGVHNFLEILAESDGVMVARGDLGIEIPAEKVFIAQKMMIGRCNSAGKPVICATQMLESMVAHPRPTRAEGSDVANAVLDGADCVMLSGETAKGLFPVESVTMMHSICREAEAAIFQQQLFEELRRLTPLSNDPTEVTAIGAVESSFKCCAGAVIVLTTTGRSAQLLSRYRPRCPIVAVTRSPQVARQAQLLRGVFPVLFHPLPAPVWADDVDNRVYFGMNIGKARGFFKTGDMVIVVTGWIPGSGHTNIMRAVHVP, from the exons ATGCCCCTCCCAGACTCCTTCATCCAGAAGCAGCAGCTGGACGCCAGCATGGCCGACACCTTCCTGGAACACCTGTGTCTGCTGGACATCGACCAGGAGCCAATCACAGCCCGCAACACAAGCATCATCTGCACCATCG ggcctGCGTCTCGCTCCATCCCCAAACTGCAGGAGATGGTGAAGGCAGGAATGAACATCGCTCGACTCAACTTCTCTCATGGCTCTCACGAG TACCATGGTGAGACCATCAAGAACATCCGGGAGGCGGTCGAGACCATAACCACTGACCCTTTATATTACAGGCCGGTAGCCATCGCCTTGGATACCAAAGGCCCTGAAATACGCACAGGCCTGGTCCGAGGG actgcAGAGCAGGAGGTGGAGCTGGAGCGTGGGGCCAGTGTGCGTGTGGTGACaggggagggggacagggacAGTACGGATGGGAACGTCATCTGGGTGGACTACCCCAGTCTGCCTCAGGTCCTGGAGAAAGGAGGAAGGATCTACATCGACGACGGACTCATCGGACTAAAAGTCCTGGAGACAG gtccAGACTGGGTGGAGGCACTGGTAGAGAGTGGCGGTGTTCTGGGCGGCCGTAAGGGGGTCAACCTGCCGGGGTGTGACCTGGTGGACATGCCCGCTGTGAGTGAGCGTGATGAGGGGGACCTGAGGTTCGGCGTGGCCCAGGGGGTGGACATGGTGTTCGCCAGCTTCATCCGCTGTGGCCAAGATGTCAGGGAGGTCCGACGGGCCCTGGGGCCCTTCGGAAAGGACATCAAGGTGGTCAGCAAGGTGGAGAGTCGCCAGGGAGTAcataa tttcttGGAGATCCTGGCGGAGAGTGATGGGGTGATGGTTGCCAGGGGCGACCTGGGCATAGAGATCCCTGCAGAGAAAGTCTTCATCGCTCAGAAGATGATGATCGGACGTTGCAACTCCGCTGGCAAGCCTGTTATCTGTGCTACACAg atgtTGGAGAGCATGGTAGCCCACCCCAGGCCTACGCGTGCGGAGGGCAGTGACGTAGCTAACGCAGTGTTGGATGGAGCCGACTGTGTGATGCTCTCTGGGGAGACGGCTAAAGGACTGTTCCCTGTCGAGTCTGTGACCATGATGCACTCG aTCTGCAGGGAGGCGGAGGCGGCCATCTTCCAACAGCAGTTGTTTGAAGAGCTTCGTCGTCTGACCCCTCTGTCCAATGACCCCACTGAGGTCACTGCTATAGGGGCTGTAGAATCCTCCTTCAAATGCTGTGCTGGAGCTGTCATAGTACTCACTACTACTGGCAG gtcaGCCCAGCTCCTGTCCCGGTATCGCCCACGCTGTCCCATCGTCGCGGTAACAAGAAGTCCTCAG GTGGCCCGTCAGGCCCAGCTGCTGAGGGGTGTGTTCCCAGTGCTGTTCCACCCCCTTCCTGCCCCCGTCTGGGCCGACGATGTAGACAACAGAGTCTACTTCGGCATGAACATAG GAAAGGCCAGGGGCTTCTTCAAGACAGGTGACATGGTGATCGTGGTGACCGGCTGGATCCCTGGTTCTGGTCACACTAACATCATGAGGGCAGTCCACGTGCCCTAA
- the LOC115189394 gene encoding pyruvate kinase PKM isoform X1 codes for MGGLHYQTRIRRYSDVMPLPDSFIQKQQLDASMADTFLEHLCLLDIDQEPITARNTSIICTIGPASRSIPKLQEMVKAGMNIARLNFSHGSHEYHGETIKNIREAVETITTDPLYYRPVAIALDTKGPEIRTGLVRGTAEQEVELERGASVRVVTGEGDRDSTDGNVIWVDYPSLPQVLEKGGRIYIDDGLIGLKVLETGPDWVEALVESGGVLGGRKGVNLPGCDLVDMPAVSERDEGDLRFGVAQGVDMVFASFIRCGQDVREVRRALGPFGKDIKVVSKVESRQGVHNFLEILAESDGVMVARGDLGIEIPAEKVFIAQKMMIGRCNSAGKPVICATQMLESMVAHPRPTRAEGSDVANAVLDGADCVMLSGETAKGLFPVESVTMMHSICREAEAAIFQQQLFEELRRLTPLSNDPTEVTAIGAVESSFKCCAGAVIVLTTTGRSAQLLSRYRPRCPIVAVTRSPQVARQAQLLRGVFPVLFHPLPAPVWADDVDNRVYFGMNIGKARGFFKTGDMVIVVTGWIPGSGHTNIMRAVHVP; via the exons ATGGGAG gttTACATTACCAAA ctcgtATCAGACGTTACTCTGACGTCATGCCCCTCCCAGACTCCTTCATCCAGAAGCAGCAGCTGGACGCCAGCATGGCCGACACCTTCCTGGAACACCTGTGTCTGCTGGACATCGACCAGGAGCCAATCACAGCCCGCAACACAAGCATCATCTGCACCATCG ggcctGCGTCTCGCTCCATCCCCAAACTGCAGGAGATGGTGAAGGCAGGAATGAACATCGCTCGACTCAACTTCTCTCATGGCTCTCACGAG TACCATGGTGAGACCATCAAGAACATCCGGGAGGCGGTCGAGACCATAACCACTGACCCTTTATATTACAGGCCGGTAGCCATCGCCTTGGATACCAAAGGCCCTGAAATACGCACAGGCCTGGTCCGAGGG actgcAGAGCAGGAGGTGGAGCTGGAGCGTGGGGCCAGTGTGCGTGTGGTGACaggggagggggacagggacAGTACGGATGGGAACGTCATCTGGGTGGACTACCCCAGTCTGCCTCAGGTCCTGGAGAAAGGAGGAAGGATCTACATCGACGACGGACTCATCGGACTAAAAGTCCTGGAGACAG gtccAGACTGGGTGGAGGCACTGGTAGAGAGTGGCGGTGTTCTGGGCGGCCGTAAGGGGGTCAACCTGCCGGGGTGTGACCTGGTGGACATGCCCGCTGTGAGTGAGCGTGATGAGGGGGACCTGAGGTTCGGCGTGGCCCAGGGGGTGGACATGGTGTTCGCCAGCTTCATCCGCTGTGGCCAAGATGTCAGGGAGGTCCGACGGGCCCTGGGGCCCTTCGGAAAGGACATCAAGGTGGTCAGCAAGGTGGAGAGTCGCCAGGGAGTAcataa tttcttGGAGATCCTGGCGGAGAGTGATGGGGTGATGGTTGCCAGGGGCGACCTGGGCATAGAGATCCCTGCAGAGAAAGTCTTCATCGCTCAGAAGATGATGATCGGACGTTGCAACTCCGCTGGCAAGCCTGTTATCTGTGCTACACAg atgtTGGAGAGCATGGTAGCCCACCCCAGGCCTACGCGTGCGGAGGGCAGTGACGTAGCTAACGCAGTGTTGGATGGAGCCGACTGTGTGATGCTCTCTGGGGAGACGGCTAAAGGACTGTTCCCTGTCGAGTCTGTGACCATGATGCACTCG aTCTGCAGGGAGGCGGAGGCGGCCATCTTCCAACAGCAGTTGTTTGAAGAGCTTCGTCGTCTGACCCCTCTGTCCAATGACCCCACTGAGGTCACTGCTATAGGGGCTGTAGAATCCTCCTTCAAATGCTGTGCTGGAGCTGTCATAGTACTCACTACTACTGGCAG gtcaGCCCAGCTCCTGTCCCGGTATCGCCCACGCTGTCCCATCGTCGCGGTAACAAGAAGTCCTCAG GTGGCCCGTCAGGCCCAGCTGCTGAGGGGTGTGTTCCCAGTGCTGTTCCACCCCCTTCCTGCCCCCGTCTGGGCCGACGATGTAGACAACAGAGTCTACTTCGGCATGAACATAG GAAAGGCCAGGGGCTTCTTCAAGACAGGTGACATGGTGATCGTGGTGACCGGCTGGATCCCTGGTTCTGGTCACACTAACATCATGAGGGCAGTCCACGTGCCCTAA